The Salvia miltiorrhiza cultivar Shanhuang (shh) chromosome 1, IMPLAD_Smil_shh, whole genome shotgun sequence genome has a window encoding:
- the LOC131017865 gene encoding amino acid permease 6-like encodes MMNVESLNIEAPPGYDTSVVDDDGRPKRTGNVWSAGAHIITAVIGSGVLTLAWAIAQMGWIAGPTALLVFSLITLFTSTLLADCYRAADGTRNYVYRDAVKAYLGGIKYKFCAVVQYSYLFGVTIGYSITTAISLVAMKKAICFHKYGHNHDCTLSNNPFILLFGLIQLLLCQVPNFHKLAFLSYIAALMSFGYASIGLGLSVAKIAEGRHVTTSITGKPIDDHYTAAEKMWSCSAAVGNIAFAYAFAVVLIEIQDTIRSGAPESKVMKRASTVGILISTVFYMLCGVLGYAAFGNEAPGNFLTGYGFYEPYWLVFTANLFIAVHLLGAYQVFCQPIFAAVEGRCGRQWPGNKVVSGEYKWGKLRVSPFRVVWRSVYVVLTTLVAMLLPFFNDFVGLLGAMSFWPLTVFFPIEMYMVRANIPRCSCRGFFLQILSAFCLVASLVAAAGSVRGLIHSLRTFEPLHSRS; translated from the exons ATGATGAATGTAGAAAGTTTGAACATCGAAGCGCCGCCGGGATACGATACATCCGTCGTCGATGATGATGGCCGTCCCAAGAGAACTG GAAACGTATGGTCCGCAGGGGCCCACATAATAACAGCGGTAATCGGGTCGGGCGTATTGACACTGGCATGGGCCATAGCTCAAATGGGTTGGATCGCTGGGCCCACCGCCCTCCTCGTCTTCTCTCTCATTACTCTCTTCACCTCCACCTTACTCGCCGACTGCTATCGCGCCGCCGACGGCACCAGAAATTACGTCTACAGAGATGCCGTCAAAGCCTATCTTG GAGGAATCAAATACAAGTTTTGCGCGGTTGTTCAATACAGCTATCTTTTTGGGGTCACGATTGGATACTCAATCACAACCGCCATTAGCTTGGT GGCGATGAAGAAAGCGATCTGCTTCCACAAGTACGGACACAATCACGATTGCACGCTGTCAAACAATCCTTTCATTTTGCTGTTCGGATTGATTCAATTACTTCTGTGCCAAGTCCCCAACTTCCACAAGCTGGCCTTCCTCTCCTACATCGCCGCCCTGATGTCATTCGGCTACGCCTCCATCGGCCTCGGCCTCTCCGTCGCGAAGATCGCGGAGGGGAGACACGTCACCACCAGCATCACAGGCAAGCCGATCGACGACCACTACACCGCCGCGGAGAAGATGTGGAGCTGCTCGGCGGCCGTCGGGAACATCGCCTTCGCCTACGCCTTCGCCGTGGTCCTGATCGAGATCCAGGACACGATCCGGTCGGGCGCGCCGGAGAGCAAGGTGATGAAGCGCGCGTCGACCGTGGGGATCCTGATCTCGACGGTGTTCTACATGCTGTGCGGCGTGCTAGGGTACGCCGCCTTCGGCAACGAGGCGCCGGGGAACTTCCTGACCGGGTACGGCTTCTACGAGCCCTACTGGCTGGTGTTCACGGCGAATCTGTTCATCGCGGTGCACCTCCTGGGGGCGTACCAGGTGTTCTGCCAGCCGATCTTCGCGGCGGTGGAGGGGCGGTGCGGGCGGCAGTGGCCGGGGAACAAGGTGGTGAGCGGGGAGTACAAGTGGGGGAAGCTGAGGGTGAGTCCGTTCCGGGTGGTGTGGCGGAGCGTGTACGTGGTGTTGACGACGCTGGTGGCGATGCTGCTGCCGTTCTTCAATGACTTCGTGGGGCTGCTTGGGGCCATGTCCTTCTGGCCgctcaccgtcttcttccccaTCGAGATGTACATGGTCAGGGCCAATATCCCGCGCTGCTCCTGCCGGGGTTTCTTCCTGCAGATTCTCAGCGCCTTCTGCCTCGTCGCCTCgctcgtcgccgccgccggatCTGTAAGGGGCCTCATTCACTCACTTAGAACCTTCGAGCCTCTGCACTCGCGATCATGA
- the LOC131005462 gene encoding agamous-like MADS-box protein AGL62, which produces MVILRESGGAGKKTTQGRKKIEIKKIENLSNRQVTFSKRRVGLFKKASELCILSGAEIAIIVHSLGKRVFSFGHPSTDAVVDRFLGGGDERDGAVAATAVNTRDFNRHYSDVSKELEVEKKRRDMIEEQKKAEGHGGGDGFWWNQDVDEMELDELEQFAMALEELKKNTDLRANDLMISHSLPPVVAAASLTMQIPSAAAFEEAPPLFGGQSNFDFENCIVPNQGFGHGQF; this is translated from the coding sequence atggtgatCTTGAGAGAGAGCGGCGGCGCGGGGAAGAAGACGACGCAGGGGAGGAAGAAGATCGAGATCAAGAAGATCGAGAACTTGAGCAACCGGCAAGTCACCTTCTCGAAGCGGCGCGTGGGGTTGTTCAAGAAGGCCAGCGAGCTCTGCATTTTGAGCGGCGCCGAGATAGCCATCATCGTCCACTCCCTCGGAAAGCGCGTCTTCTCCTTCGGCCACCCCTCCACCGACGCCGTCGTCGACCGCTTcctcggcggcggcgacgagcgggacggcgccgtcgccgccacCGCTGTCAACACGAGGGACTTCAACCGGCACTACTCCGACGTGTCCAAGGAGTTGGAGGTGGAGAAGAAGCGGAGGGATATGATCGAGGAGCAGAAGAAGGCGGAGGGCCACGGCGGCGGAGATGGCTTCTGGTGGAATCAGGATGTGGATGAGATGGAACTGGACGAGTTGGAGCAGTTCGCCATGGCGCTGGAGGAGCTCAAGAAGAATACCGATCTTAGGGCTAACGATCTCATGATTTCCCACTCGCTGCCGCCGGTGGTCGCCGCCGCGTCCCTCACCATGCAGATCCCTAGCGCCGCGGCATTTGAGGAAGCGCCGCCGCTGTTTGGGGGGCAGAGTAATTTCGATTTTGAGAATTGCATTGTTCCGAATCAAGGGTTTGGGCATGGCCAGTTTTAA
- the LOC131017843 gene encoding uncharacterized protein LOC131017843: MIQSSSTYISPKLRQLSPFRKRHMFVSQLSNLTLITRSSKQTNDKLQLNDKTQTRNCIAIPIAGTTLRASQLTPHAHSHAHAHALIYIYTSLISSFSLPLSIHTRIDMDPCPFVRIAVGDLALNLPHKPHLSFYSKFKLRGFPSQLSEIPCAAAVDARIHACFTLKKSELEKLAEKSSKFSSLRIEIYRRSGGESKGCGLVMKSGKLLGCVVVQLDLKSINVENRACPIRNGWVPIGGGGEVKLHMNVRAEPDPRFVFQFEGEPECSPQVFQINGNVVKQPVFTCNFSFRNCTDRNSRPRCSISTSERGARAWCLGSSWDEEEEVREERKGWSITIHDLSGSPAAAASMVTPFVPSPGKDSVGRSNPGAWLILRPGYSAWKPWGRLEVWRESASVCYRFELIPDGAADAIQLASSNVSTKTGGKFTVDITTGPTPMASPSSSFDFSSGSSDLGSAASGSGSWAQLLYRGFVMSSTVGGSKPVVEVGVQHVTCTEDAAAFVALAAAMDLSMDACRLFSQKLRKELRQPDLH, translated from the exons ATGATCCAATCCTCGTCGACCTATATATCTCCCAAATTGAGACAGCTGTCGCCCTTCAGAAAAAGACACATGTTTGTATCCCAGCTGTCCAATCTAACACTCATCACTCGAAGCTCAAAGCAAACCAATGACAAGCTTCAACTAAACGACAAAACCCAAACTAGAAATTGTATAGCGATTCCGATTGCTGGCACTACGCTACGTGCATCACAGCTCACCCCGCACGCTCATTCTCATGCTCATGCTCatgctcttatatatatatatacctctcTCATCTCTTCCTTTTCTCTTCCCCTTTCAATTCATACTCGAATAGATATGGATCCTTGCCCTTTCGTGCGCATCGCCGTCGGGGATTTAGCCTTGAATCTCCCGCACAAACCCCATCTCTCCTTCTACTCCAAATTCAAGCTTAGAGGCTTTCCCTCTCAGCTCTCCGAAATCCCATGCGCCGCCGCCGTCGACGCCAGGATCCACGCTTGCTTCACTTTGAAGAAATCGGAGCTGGAGAAGCTAGCCGAGAAATCTTCCAAATTTTCTTCTCTGAGAATCGAGATTTACCGGAGAAGCGGTGGCGAGAGCAAGGGGTGTGGGTTAGTGATGAAGAGTGGTAAGCTGTTAGGGTGCGTTGTGGTGCAGTTGGATTTGAAGAGTATTAATGTTGAGAACCGGGCCTGCCCGATCCGGAATGGGTGGGTCCCCATCGGGGGCGGTGGGGAGGTGAAGCTGCACATGAATGTGCGGGCCGAGCCCGACCCGAGATTCGTGTTTCAGTTCGAGGGCGAGCCCGAGTGCAGCCCGCAGGTCTTCCAGATCAACGGGAACGTCGTCAAGCAGCCTGTCTTCACCTGCAACTTCAGCTTCAGGAACTGCACCGACAGGAATTCCAGACCCAG ATGCTCGATTTCGACATCGGAGCGAGGCGCGAGAGCGTGGTGTTTGGGATCGAGTTGGGACGAAGAAGAAGAGGTTCGCGAAGAGAGGAAGGGATGGTCGATCACCATCCACGACCTGTCGGggtcgccggcggcggcggcgtcgaTGGTGACGCCGTTCGTGCCGTCGCCCGGGAAAGACAGCGTGGGGAGATCGAATCCCGGCGCGTGGCTGATCCTGCGGCCGGGCTACAGCGCGTGGAAGCCCTGGGGACGCCTGGAGGTCTGGCGAGAGAGCGCCAGCGTCTGCTACCGCTTCGAGCTCATCCCCGACGGCGCCGCCGACGCCATACAGCTCGCCAGTTCCAACGTCAGCACCAAAACCGGAGGGAAATTCACGGTGGACATCACCACGGGCCCCACCCCCATGGCTAGCCCCAGCAGCAGCTTCGATTTCAGCTCCGGGTCGTCGGACCTGGGGTCTGCTGCGTCCGGGTCCGGATCCTGGGCGCAGCTGCTGTACCGGGGCTTCGTGATGTCGTCCACGGTGGGGGGCAGCAAGCCGGTGGTGGAGGTCGGCGTGCAGCACGTGACTTGCACGGAGGATGCGGCGGCCTTTGTGGCCCTGGCTGCCGCCATGGATCTCAGCATGGATGCGTGTCGCCTCTTCTCGCAGAAGCTCAGGAAGGAACTCAGGCAACCGGATCTTCACTGA
- the LOC131017903 gene encoding uncharacterized protein LOC131017903, with protein sequence MYRQYSSRNQRNRGIKVKNALQICLFVAICFWLIYQVKRSHDKNEEFEASGEKGFLDRGSVGGLIRIRRKNIHPLYEEIVTEKKQDDEATEEEETTEEDEHEVDKLNTEVDQEEDNVTDGAREDGIDRETEGEISDDGNGREPEISVEDGSHDRGDKSNHEAREDFHEADGASSSVTHDNHTWTAENEKEVRGITDQQHPENILEQENKENRSEEANDSEIQKRLEMDGGENNSDYSEKGLSLTEAPIDTNVEPSNTTTDVSAENPKLPEQNFTESVAKLDHDQGISTEGTSTEGSNLKTIGLQQANTSTLTVENYLLDSKSTGHTEPKTSESNGFSKPSNDTDSSAFARMTRSDHSLEDGTNTQKNKTVSDISVSINS encoded by the coding sequence ATGTACAGGCAGTACTCTAGTAGGAACCAGAGAAATAGGGGAATCAAGGTTAAGAATGCTCTGCAAATTTGCTTATTTGTTGCTATTTGCTTTTGGTTGATTTACCAAGTTAAGCGCTCTCATGATAAGAATGAAGAATTTGAAGCAAGTGGCGAAAAAGGCTTTCTGGACAGAGGAAGTGTTGGTGGACTCATACGGATCAGAAGGAAGAATATTCATCCCCTATATGAGGAGATTGTGACTGAGAAAAAGCAGGATGATGAAGCAACGGAAGAGGAGGAGACCACTGAAGAAGATGAGCATGAAGTAGACAAATTAAATACAGAGGTTGATCAAGAAGAGGATAACGTAACTGATGGGGCAAGAGAAGATGGTATTGACAGAGAAACTGAAGGAGAAATCAGTGATGATGGCAATGGCAGAGAACCGGAGATTTCTGTGGAGGATGGCAGTCATGACAGAGGCGATAAGAGTAACCATGAGGCACGTGAGGATTTTCATGAGGCTGATGGTGCATCAAGTTCCGTGACCCATGATAACCACACTTGGACTGCTGAGAATGAGAAAGAAGTAAGGGGAATCACTGATCAACAACATCCTGAAAACATTTTGGAACAGGAAAACAAAGAGAATCGCAGTGAGGAAGCAAATGATAGTGAGATACAGAAACGGTTGGAGATGGATGGTGGTGAAAACAATTCGGACTATTCAGAAAAGGGTTTGTCATTGACAGAAGCACCAATCGATACTAATGTAGAACCAAGCAACACCACAACTGATGTCTCAGCAGAAAATCCCAAGTTACCCGAACAAAATTTCACTGAGAGTGTGGCCAAGTTAGATCACGACCAGGGAATTTCTACTGAAGGTACATCAACTGAAGGATCCAACTTAAAAACTATTGGTCTACAGCAGGCGAATACTTCTACCTTAACTGTGGAAAATTATCTTTTAGACTCTAAATCAACAGGTCACACTGAACCCAAAACTTCAGAGTCAAACGGTTTCTCTAAGCCGTCCAACGATACAGACTCCTCTGCATTTGCCAGAATGACTAGATCAGACCACTCCCTTGAAGATGGGACCAACACACAAAAGAATAAGACTGTGTCTGATATATCTGTCTCTATCAATTCTTGA